The following proteins are co-located in the bacterium genome:
- a CDS encoding MFS transporter: MHALPARQLLTYGGPIVGLAFLLFVVQFYFLKFATDVLLLPPALVGALFAVAKVWDAACNPLVGSWSDRTRSRHGRRRPFLFAAPPLLAGAYIMLWNPPAAWPPGALLAWVALALFMFFTAFALYAIPHAALGAELSADSHQRTRLFGAKQISFTFGMLLAFGAIQLAMNAPEPRAAAGAMAVPGALVGAGVLAITPLAIRERRLRGGGGHSLASGLRDVLRNRTARILLIVWFIESLGVGAVGTMAPYVAQYLLRRPDLVGTLPAAYVLSGVVSIPVWVRAARRHGAHATWLAAMLIAAAAFGGMMAVDAGALPVLFGLLVLAGAAMGCGSVLASSLMADIIDLDEQQTGERKEGIYSAALLFALKIGNSVATALSGVVLAAVAFAPNVEQSAESLLGMRLLFGGMPCLGFLLGAALFRGFPLGRLPAPGRAAAAAP; this comes from the coding sequence ATGCATGCCCTGCCCGCGCGCCAGCTCCTCACCTACGGCGGTCCGATCGTCGGCCTCGCCTTCCTCCTCTTCGTCGTCCAGTTCTACTTCCTGAAGTTCGCCACCGACGTCCTGCTCCTGCCGCCGGCGCTGGTCGGGGCGCTGTTCGCCGTCGCCAAGGTGTGGGACGCCGCCTGCAATCCACTGGTCGGCAGTTGGAGCGACCGCACCCGGTCGCGCCACGGCCGCCGCCGCCCCTTTCTGTTCGCCGCCCCGCCGCTGCTCGCCGGCGCCTACATCATGCTGTGGAACCCGCCGGCGGCCTGGCCGCCCGGCGCCCTGCTCGCCTGGGTGGCGCTGGCGCTGTTCATGTTCTTCACCGCCTTCGCGCTCTATGCCATCCCGCACGCGGCCCTCGGCGCCGAGCTCAGCGCCGACTCGCACCAGCGGACGCGACTGTTCGGCGCCAAGCAGATCAGCTTCACCTTCGGCATGCTGCTCGCGTTCGGCGCCATCCAGCTCGCGATGAACGCCCCCGAGCCGCGCGCCGCCGCCGGCGCGATGGCGGTGCCCGGCGCGCTGGTCGGCGCCGGGGTGCTCGCCATCACCCCGCTGGCGATTCGCGAGCGCCGCCTGCGCGGCGGCGGCGGCCACAGTCTGGCGAGCGGCCTGCGCGACGTGCTGCGCAACCGCACCGCGCGCATCCTCCTCATCGTCTGGTTCATCGAGAGCCTGGGCGTCGGCGCGGTGGGCACCATGGCGCCCTACGTGGCGCAGTATCTCCTGCGGCGGCCCGACCTGGTGGGCACGCTGCCGGCGGCCTACGTGCTCTCCGGCGTCGTCTCGATCCCCGTCTGGGTGCGGGCGGCGCGCCGACACGGCGCGCACGCCACCTGGCTGGCGGCGATGCTGATCGCCGCCGCCGCCTTCGGCGGCATGATGGCGGTCGATGCCGGCGCCCTGCCGGTGCTCTTCGGGCTGCTCGTCCTCGCCGGGGCTGCCATGGGCTGCGGCAGCGTGCTGGCGTCGTCGCTGATGGCGGACATCATCGACCTCGACGAGCAGCAGACCGGCGAGCGCAAGGAGGGCATCTACTCGGCGGCGCTGCTCTTCGCGCTCAAGATCGGCAATTCCGTCGCCACGGCGCTGAGCGGCGTGGTGCTCGCCGCCGTCGCCTTCGCTCCCAACGTCGAGCAATCCGCCGAGAGCCTGCTGGGCATGCGGCTGCTGTTCGGCGGCATGCCGTGCCTCGGCTTCCTGCTCGGCGCGGCGTTGTTCCGCGGCTTCCCGCTCGGCCGCCTGCCGGCGCCCGGTCGCGCCGCCGCCGCGGCGCCCTGA
- a CDS encoding NAD(P)/FAD-dependent oxidoreductase, giving the protein MPSAVAVEPITEDDAFLAEALSHASVATLMMAIVHLTGDTAILDGPIRPQRPLPGEHDGGLSDDEKATVRAQALAALRDYRDRGGTLPPPPSAETIGRMLSFMVGEEVSPEYVPMFMEELALDSGDARDVDWAAVPAARRAAFRVLIIGAGMSGLLAAARLERAGVPYVVIEKNEGVGGTWLENSYPGCRVDVANHFYSYSFAPNHDWPEFFSQRDELRQYFEDCARDFGVRERIRFATEVVAARWDDAAAGWAVRLRARDGREEVVRANALISAVGQLNRPRLPDIPGRDAFAGPAFHSARWQHQHDLRGRRVAVIGTGASAFQLAPEVAKIADRLLIFQRSAPWMVPNPRYHARVSEAKKWLLRHVPSYARWYRFLLFWPASDGLMPSLVVDPEWPHQERSVNAMNDMMREYFTQSMAEQIGDDPALLAKVVPRYPPFIKRMLQDNGTWLATLKRDNVDLITDPIVAITETAIRCADGREHPVDAIVYATGFHANRFLWPMDIVGRDGASLRQRWGDEPRAYLGITVPEFPNLFCLYGPGTNLAHAGSIIFHSECQVRYVMASIAALLASGRAAMECRREVHEAYAARFDARHAQMVWSHAGATSWYKNPAGRVLTTSPWRLVDYWTWTRAPNPDDFHFR; this is encoded by the coding sequence ATGCCGTCCGCCGTCGCGGTCGAACCGATCACCGAGGACGACGCCTTCCTCGCCGAGGCGCTCTCGCACGCCAGCGTCGCGACCCTGATGATGGCGATCGTCCACCTGACCGGCGACACCGCGATCCTCGACGGTCCGATCCGCCCGCAGCGGCCCCTGCCGGGCGAGCACGACGGCGGCCTGTCCGACGACGAGAAGGCGACCGTGCGGGCGCAGGCGCTGGCGGCGCTGCGCGACTACCGCGATCGCGGCGGCACGCTGCCGCCGCCGCCCTCCGCCGAGACCATCGGCCGCATGCTGAGCTTCATGGTGGGCGAGGAGGTCAGCCCCGAGTACGTGCCGATGTTCATGGAGGAGCTGGCGCTCGACAGCGGCGATGCGCGCGACGTCGACTGGGCCGCGGTGCCGGCGGCGCGCCGCGCGGCCTTCCGCGTGCTGATCATCGGCGCCGGGATGTCCGGGCTGCTCGCCGCCGCCCGCCTCGAGCGCGCCGGCGTGCCGTACGTCGTGATCGAGAAGAACGAGGGCGTCGGCGGCACCTGGCTGGAGAACAGCTACCCCGGCTGCCGGGTCGACGTCGCCAACCATTTCTACTCCTATTCGTTCGCCCCCAACCACGACTGGCCCGAGTTCTTCTCGCAGCGCGACGAGCTGCGGCAGTATTTCGAGGACTGCGCCCGCGACTTCGGGGTGCGCGAGCGCATCCGCTTCGCCACCGAGGTGGTGGCGGCGCGCTGGGACGACGCGGCGGCGGGTTGGGCGGTGCGCCTGCGCGCGCGCGACGGGCGCGAGGAGGTCGTGCGCGCCAACGCGCTGATCAGCGCCGTCGGCCAGCTCAACCGCCCGCGCCTGCCCGACATCCCCGGCCGCGACGCGTTCGCCGGGCCGGCGTTCCACTCGGCGCGGTGGCAGCACCAGCACGACCTGCGCGGCCGGCGCGTCGCCGTCATCGGCACCGGCGCCAGCGCCTTCCAGCTCGCCCCCGAGGTCGCGAAGATCGCCGACCGCCTGCTGATCTTCCAGCGGTCGGCGCCGTGGATGGTGCCGAACCCGCGCTACCACGCGCGGGTCAGCGAGGCGAAGAAGTGGCTGCTGCGGCACGTGCCGTCGTACGCGCGCTGGTATCGCTTCCTCCTCTTCTGGCCGGCGTCGGACGGCCTCATGCCGTCGCTGGTCGTCGATCCCGAGTGGCCGCACCAGGAGCGCTCGGTGAACGCGATGAACGACATGATGCGCGAGTACTTCACCCAGAGCATGGCGGAGCAGATCGGCGACGATCCGGCGCTGCTCGCCAAGGTGGTGCCGCGGTATCCGCCGTTCATCAAGCGCATGCTGCAGGACAACGGCACCTGGCTGGCGACGCTGAAGCGCGACAACGTCGACCTGATCACCGATCCGATCGTCGCCATCACCGAGACCGCGATCCGCTGCGCCGACGGCCGCGAGCATCCGGTCGACGCCATCGTCTACGCCACCGGCTTCCACGCCAACCGCTTTCTCTGGCCGATGGACATCGTCGGTCGCGACGGTGCCAGCCTGCGCCAGCGCTGGGGCGACGAACCGCGCGCCTATCTCGGCATCACCGTGCCCGAGTTCCCGAACCTGTTCTGTCTCTACGGGCCGGGCACCAATCTGGCGCACGCCGGCAGCATCATCTTCCACTCCGAGTGCCAGGTCCGCTACGTCATGGCGTCGATTGCCGCGCTCCTCGCCAGCGGCCGCGCGGCGATGGAGTGCCGGCGGGAGGTGCACGAGGCCTACGCGGCGCGCTTCGACGCCCGCCACGCGCAGATGGTCTGGTCGCACGCGGGCGCGACGAGCTGGTACAAGAACCCCGCCGGCCGCGTCCTCACCACCTCGCCCTGGCGGCTGGTCGACTACTGGACGTGGACCCGGGCACCGAACCCGGACGACTTCCATTTCCGCTGA
- the chrA gene encoding chromate efflux transporter, with translation MPTNERQHAPAPVAVPFATAFRFWVKLGFISFGGPAGQIAIMHREIVERRRWLSEERFLHALNYCMLLPGPEAQQLAIYIGWLLHRTLGGIVAGAFFVIPSIFVLLALSYVYAAYGELAAVAGVLAGFKPVVVAIVVDAVLKIGGRALRRRVHYAIAAAAFLAIYVLHLPFPLIVLLAAGVGLVGARRWPDAFAAAPVGAAAAASARAAPSCDVDAASAPHTRPSSARFARVLAIGVALWLLPFLALIATRGWTSVHAHEYRFFTLAAFVTFGGAYSVLAYVTQVATTSFGWLTHAQAVDGLALAETTPGPLIMVLQFVGFMAGWNNPQGMTPLASAVTGALLTTYATFLPCFLFIFLGAPYVEVIRGDRRLTAALSGVTAAVVGVVLNLALVFGAAVVWPHGPLGGTEWPAVLLGAVAFALLHRYRVDVLWIVLGGGLVGLALHLRGAV, from the coding sequence GTGCCAACGAACGAGCGCCAGCACGCCCCGGCGCCGGTTGCCGTGCCGTTCGCGACGGCGTTCCGCTTCTGGGTGAAGCTGGGGTTCATCTCGTTCGGCGGACCCGCGGGCCAGATCGCGATCATGCACCGCGAGATCGTCGAGCGCCGGCGCTGGCTCAGCGAAGAGCGGTTCCTGCACGCGCTGAACTACTGCATGCTGCTGCCCGGCCCGGAGGCGCAGCAACTCGCCATCTACATCGGCTGGCTCCTTCACCGCACGCTGGGCGGCATCGTCGCCGGCGCCTTCTTCGTCATCCCGTCGATCTTCGTCCTCCTGGCGCTGTCCTACGTCTACGCCGCGTACGGCGAGCTCGCGGCGGTGGCGGGCGTGTTGGCCGGCTTCAAGCCGGTGGTGGTGGCGATCGTCGTCGACGCGGTGCTGAAGATCGGCGGCCGGGCGCTCAGACGCCGTGTCCACTACGCGATCGCGGCGGCGGCGTTCCTCGCCATCTACGTGCTGCACCTGCCCTTTCCGCTGATCGTGCTGCTGGCCGCTGGCGTCGGCCTGGTGGGGGCGCGGCGCTGGCCGGACGCCTTCGCGGCCGCCCCGGTCGGCGCCGCGGCGGCCGCGAGCGCGCGGGCGGCGCCGTCGTGCGACGTCGATGCGGCGAGCGCGCCGCACACCCGTCCGTCCTCCGCCCGCTTCGCCCGCGTCCTCGCCATCGGCGTGGCGTTGTGGCTGTTGCCCTTCCTCGCCCTCATCGCGACCCGGGGCTGGACGAGCGTGCACGCGCACGAGTACCGCTTCTTCACCCTGGCGGCGTTCGTCACCTTCGGCGGCGCCTACTCGGTGCTGGCGTACGTGACCCAGGTCGCCACGACGTCGTTCGGCTGGCTGACGCACGCCCAGGCGGTGGACGGCCTGGCGCTCGCCGAGACGACGCCCGGGCCGCTCATCATGGTCCTGCAGTTCGTCGGCTTCATGGCCGGCTGGAACAATCCGCAGGGCATGACGCCGCTGGCCAGCGCGGTGACCGGCGCCTTGCTCACCACCTACGCGACCTTCCTGCCGTGCTTCCTCTTCATCTTCCTCGGGGCGCCGTACGTCGAGGTGATCCGCGGCGACCGGCGTCTCACCGCCGCGCTGTCGGGGGTGACGGCGGCGGTGGTCGGCGTGGTGCTCAACCTGGCGTTGGTCTTCGGTGCCGCGGTCGTCTGGCCGCACGGCCCGCTCGGCGGCACCGAGTGGCCGGCGGTGCTCCTGGGCGCCGTCGCCTTCGCGCTGCTCCACCGCTACCGCGTCGACGTGCTCTGGATCGTCCTCGGCGGTGGCCTGGTGGGCCTGGCGCTGCATCTCCGGGGCGCCGTCTGA
- a CDS encoding pyridoxamine 5'-phosphate oxidase family protein, which translates to MSVAVPLEKLRGVLAERGGGAYLLTVGDDASPHAVHVQVAWDGDALVTEVGRRSAANAAARPSVSLLFPLRSADDYSVIVDGTAAAAAGGGERRLRVAPLRAVLHRPAAAPDPGASCGADCVPLLSPAPKSDR; encoded by the coding sequence ATGAGCGTAGCGGTTCCCTTGGAGAAGTTGCGCGGCGTGCTCGCCGAGCGCGGTGGCGGCGCCTATCTGCTGACCGTGGGTGATGATGCGTCCCCGCATGCGGTGCACGTCCAGGTCGCCTGGGATGGCGACGCCCTCGTGACCGAGGTCGGACGTCGCAGTGCCGCCAATGCGGCCGCCCGGCCGTCGGTGTCGCTGCTGTTTCCGCTCCGTTCGGCCGACGACTACAGCGTGATCGTCGACGGCACCGCGGCCGCCGCCGCGGGCGGCGGCGAGCGCCGATTGCGCGTCGCTCCGCTGCGCGCCGTGTTGCACCGCCCGGCCGCCGCGCCGGATCCAGGTGCGTCCTGCGGCGCCGACTGCGTGCCGCTGCTGTCGCCGGCGCCGAAGTCGGATCGCTGA
- a CDS encoding glutathione S-transferase family protein gives MLTVHHLNNSRSQRILWLLEELGTPYEIVKYQRMEGIPLAPPELKAVHPLGKSPAITDGGRTIAESGAIVEYLIDTYGGGRFKPAAGSDDHWRYVEWMHYAEGSAMFPLLMALMIGFLGDAGDLLRPRIDSEIANHLGYIERGLEGRRFFVGDDLTGADIQLLFVLEAAGARLAPYPGAVAYRERMQARPAYQRAIERGGPYQLMSR, from the coding sequence ATGCTGACCGTCCATCATCTCAACAACTCGCGCTCACAGCGCATCCTCTGGCTGCTCGAGGAGCTCGGAACGCCCTACGAGATCGTGAAGTACCAGCGCATGGAGGGGATTCCCCTGGCGCCGCCGGAGCTCAAGGCGGTGCATCCCCTGGGCAAGTCGCCGGCCATCACCGACGGCGGCCGGACCATCGCCGAGTCGGGCGCCATCGTCGAGTACCTCATCGACACCTACGGCGGTGGCCGCTTCAAGCCGGCCGCCGGCAGCGACGACCACTGGCGGTACGTCGAGTGGATGCACTACGCCGAGGGATCGGCGATGTTCCCGCTGCTGATGGCGCTGATGATCGGCTTCCTCGGCGACGCCGGCGACCTGCTGCGGCCGCGCATCGACAGCGAGATCGCCAACCACCTCGGCTACATCGAGCGCGGGCTGGAGGGACGCCGCTTCTTCGTCGGCGACGATCTGACCGGCGCCGACATCCAGCTCCTGTTCGTGCTCGAGGCGGCCGGCGCGCGTCTCGCGCCCTACCCCGGCGCGGTCGCCTATCGCGAGCGCATGCAGGCGCGTCCGGCATACCAGCGCGCCATCGAGCGCGGCGGCCCCTACCAGCTCATGAGCCGCTGA